The Triplophysa dalaica isolate WHDGS20190420 chromosome 14, ASM1584641v1, whole genome shotgun sequence DNA window ACTGATGTTGTAAATATTACGCCGTGTTGACCACCCACAAGTCTAGACTTGATGTCGTACAATTTctgctttactttttcaaaagcCTAAATGAATAACTGACTGAATTTCAAGAGAGCTGTTTCTCAATTCATGCAAATGCAAAAAGGTTCAATCATCATATCAATCATAACAAAGCTCATTTACATGCAgatcaatatacattttatgaaattatatttaacaagACATTTGGGCAGGTCCAGGACATATCCGAAGGACTCATggctttttacaatttctcCCAAAGGCTTTAGATCCTGATTGACATTTACGTTGTCACAATTTTTACATCCactaatataaaacaatttgcAAATATAATTTGCAATGCGTTTTTTAAAGTCCCTCTATAGATATGATGTATTATAAAGCTTATAGAGATTATATTTCTCTATCTTGTTTCCTAAAGATTACATCACTGTGCCATGTGCATCATTTTCGGCACACTGAACAATTCCACACCGTATGACCTTATATActggcaaacacacacacgttacaGATACACACTACATTGCACATACACGTTGTatcacatacacatcacacgTAATGAAATGCGAAGAATAAAACGTGCTCAGaatgtacacacacatcatcacaggAAGCTTTTATGAAGCAGATTGTCTCTTTTTAACACAGCGTGAGTgaaaccgtgtgtgtgtgtgtgtgtagatcaCCTGGTAACCACAGCAACAGTGGTGCTACTCAAGTCAAGCACGTCAAAGTAAATCTGATCTGTGGTTTCAATTGAGTGTTGATACACTCCGAAGACTGCGAGGATcgcgtgtgcatgcatgtgtgtgtgcgagtgtgtgtgtgtgtgtgcgcactgCTTTGTCTGAGATGCTATACAGGCAAAATGGAGTGTTGAGAGTCTTACATGCATGCCTAAGGAAGAATCATATAGAAATGATGCATATGCGTGTAATGTGTAGgcatttgtgtgtgcgtgcatatgTCAGTAAACTGAATGAAAGAACACTCAGCTATTCAGTCACTGGCAAGCAGACAAGGCAAAAAAGCtcttttcactaataaatttGTGGTACTGTACGTCTGCAAGAAAAGCGCTACTCACATTTGCTTGTGGTGAGCGTTTGCCATTGTCTTCCATTGTGTTAAATTAAGCTGATAGTGTTTGGCAAGCTTTACAAGAGTTAcagctttaaacaaaatattaagtcCAAGTATTAAACTATGACATGTTTGCTATCCTACACTGTGCTACAGACCTTAGATTGATGTACATTTTGTGTTAATTCTGTTCCGCCAGATGCTTTACATGATAAACCTGACCTTATCTAGGGACCAGAATTTCATACAGACTTAGGGGTGGGCTCTTTTGACACGGGCCAGTAAGCAACTACATGGCAACATCTTGGAACATCCTAGCAAACAACCCATCAATGGCCTACAGTTCAAGAATGAGGTTCTTATttggtatttttgttttgtttctaataGAAATGTCAATTTTTCTTAATCCAGAcgattttcttgatgagcaaaatgacctatGAAAATAAAGAGATTTCAGTGAATTTCTACTTAtaacaagcaaaaataaatctgccaAATTgggtaataaaaataatattgaattaaGGTTAACCTTTTACTTAGTCACTaatttcaagattatttttattaccaCATTGgcacatttttgtgtttgttatgtGCAGAAACTTGTCTAAAAACGAGACTTAGGCTCATGTTGCTCATGTTGTAAAatagacatttgtactggaaaacaaaacaaaattactaagttagaaagtcattttttgcagagTAAAAATCACTCCCACAAAAAGACACCGGTGACCGCATAGCAACAAGCTAAGAACCACTCAAGCGGCTGCCGTGGCAACCATGCACAGCATCCCAGCTTCAttgcaacacattttttctcCAGAAAATGCCCAAAACCTGTAGATAATTACTATTGTTACATTAAACCCAACCTCATATCTGTATTGTAGGTCTTGGCATATCTCGAAATATGtgtattcattataaaattaaCCAATCCTTTACACAATTTGTACTTGTTTTAgctgatttttatgttttatttcaaagagtacataacatgagatcatgaaaatgacatttaattcagtgtgtaatgttggcgtgtttgaaagtaagcagtctgcctaGTCATAAatctgaaggtgaatgaataacaaggttattggttttaaaaaaaagggagtcgactctgaatcacccaaatgagtcgtccctagtccgattcgcgaaccgccgcggatttacgtcactacatatagtcccgtCTATGTTTTGCTAGAACTGcctgcgaaaacttcactcttctcctccaaacactgtagctcgtgagcctcattcacggtagaccaatcacagcagactacaccatctgaccaatcacatcagactagaccatctgaccaatcacatcaaacTAGACTAGTGGAagggaggggattagacagatgaatcgcgaaacgaatcatttgagagttactcaagaagtaaggtaagaatattatttctaaataatcgtgtttttacacctatgtacataaacttgttgttggacactacaTAAACAAAGTTGGAGCTTAAAAATtgctagttatgtactctttaaaaacttttaagtCATCTTTAGGCAGCCTTAATAGGTCACAGCCCTCTGGTTGAGAAACACTTCTGAAGATGTTTCAGCTGACACACTGCTGGAAGCAGAAAGTGTTGACCTTTAATCTTGTACTCACACGTTGAAGAGGTTGAGTCCAATACGGTAGAGACGTTTGCGGACAATATCCGTCGAGAGGGTGCCGCAGGGCGTGTCCTGGCAGTGTGGACGGGGTAAAGACAGAATCATTGTCTCACATGCCGACGTCGAGGTGCTGCTGCTACTAACAGGTTCTGAACTGTTTTCCGCCATCTCAGACGCAATCTGACTGGTTGATTTCCTCTCCTGCCCCGCCCCTCTGCCCGCTACATCCGATACGGCTGGTTGCTGTTTTTCCTTCTCATCCTCGCCGGTTGATGGCGCTAGAAACTCAGATTCGGCAGTGACTGATGTTTCCGACAGGCCTGCGTTCTGTCCTCCTCTTTGGGCTTCTGAGCTAGTCTCCTTGGATACGCCGTTACCCAGGGATACCGACTCCAGCATGGATGAGGACAGGCGAAAGTTACGGTTGTCAATTTGAACGGTCACGTCCCTGAAAGCCATCATAAGTTTACTGGCGCTGCGGGGAATGTTCTCCACACAGCCGCTGTGAGTGGCCTCCTGTTGGGTGGACGATTCCATCAGAAGCCCCTCAGGATGAGACCCAGAGGGAGGGATCGCAGAGGACTTCTCTGACTCGCCGTCTCGTACCAGACTCCAGCTGCTTAAAGCTTCATCGATGGACCTTGCTAATGACTGCACCTAGCAGGAAGAAAGTCAAAGTGAATAGAATTGAATGAAGTAGAATACAGCAAAAAAGAGCAGAACAGAAAAAATTGAACAGCAAAATGAAacagaatataaacaaaaagaacagactaaaaaaagaacagaacaaaataaccagataaaataaaatataataggAAAAGAAGAATAagaattaataaaatacaattaaatagaCCAGAATAGAAGAACAAGCAAAGAGCTATAAGAGAAGAATAGACACAAGAATAGAGAATAGAATTAATTGCGATGGGATCGATGCGATGAAACAGCAAAACGGAAcagaattaataataaaaacaataaaatagaatataaCAGAACAGAACCTCCAAAatgaaacagaacaaaatacaaatataataaataaataaaatgcaataaaataggATAGACCAGAAAAGAAGAACAAGAAAAGAGCTATAAGAGAAGAATGGAATGGGATCTGATGCGATGAAACGGGCAAACTgaacagaattaaaaaatgtaataaaatgtaatagaaTAGACCAGAATAGAAGATTAGATAAACAAAATCCCAGAAAACATATATAgcaaaactacaaaaataatcaaattaaataaaatagaaaaacaaaacagaattaaaaataaaatagaatagaatagaccAGAAGAGCAGAATAGAAGATGATATATCACAATAAAGAGAACAAGAAAACAACGTAATGGAACAATTTTAGAAACAGAATAAAAGTAAGAGCTACAGTAAGAGCACCTGTTCAGTGAACGTGTCTTCCAGGTGTGTGAGTGTAGCCGTCGTGCCCACCGGCAGTGACGTTGAGTGTGTGAGAGGAATGCCCATGAGCGAGCAGCCCTCCATCAGAGAACGTTCAGCAGAAAACCCGTCCCTCTGAACCCGGACCCTGCGCACCGACATCCGTCGTGGAATCCCGCTCTCCAGAACCGAGTTCCGAATCTTCTGGAAGTTTTTACTCAGCTGGTACTGACGAAAAGCAGTCTGGATCTTACAGGCCGCACGCCGGGAAATGAGAGGACCGCCATACTTCTGCTCCAACTCCTCTATCTGTATAGAGACACATGGAAAAAAGCATTGTATTTGTGTCATACCAAATTTGTTTTCAGACACCGTCACAAAGaaagattacatttatttattttgcacctGCTATGGAGTATGGAGACGTTGAGATTAGTTTATAAAATATGCTCATGCTTTCATACTATTAATATCCTTATGTTCCTGCACAAACGCTCGTGTGTTGAGGTCTTACCTGTTTTTGTTTGAGATCAGGTGAGCGCTCGTATTCTGGAGGATGTGAGCAGGGAGCGACATCAGACTCGGTGGGTTTTTTCTCagctctctcttcctctcttgcAGCAGGAGTCGAGCTGTAGTTTCAAAAGACACATGTGAGCAGTGACTGACCCAGATTCACTGTCTTTTAATCTTGAGTGATCAGAAACCAAAGTGCATTCACAGCTAATGAACTCTGTTTAATTACTGCACGCCGCGGCTTCACGCATTTAAAATGCAGTGCAGCCTTCAAGATAAATGAGGTGATCACCTGAAGCTTCTAAGTAGGcattaaattgattttagaaacattattttatttactgaaTAAATTGATCAATATTACTGAATAAATCGGATCTCtatttactgaaataaaatctGATCTcctatttactgtaataaaatagGGAAATTacctaaaatgtataaatatagcAGAGcattccacatttttaagtaatCAACATGTATTTAAGGcattcagtccagtgtctgacAACAGAGTCAAACCTCAGgcgtgacataaagtcatccgacagcaatgtgaaagactgacagcatgacaagacacatgaaaactgtgatagaaatccaggttatcacaaaaaaagtgtttttgaactttttctaaatacatgtacaaatattagaAAACCACAGAAcatattttcagttattttgacctgtttctccagttttcattttctgtaaataattgcaattagaaaaaatctttttgtttgaaatttgggagaaatattgttagtagtggtcacaaaaattgtcattttacctaaacacatacctataaaaagtaaattgagaaaaactgaaaataattttgaaatggccTCTGAACTTTTTTGCGGCTGTGTTTATATAGTGTACACATACTTTTAtcgtatttttgtatgtttgtatgtatatatatattcaaataaaataatataaataataattttggaGATTTTTCGCAGAGTTCTATTTCATTAACAtgagctaacaatgaacaatacttctacatcATTTAGTAATATTGATTTCGACATTTactaatacacttttaaaatcaagcattattaaaataaatgcacaatgaacagacacaaacaccagtgttaagtaagggataatgtacaaggcAGCCGGTTGTGTCCCAGAAATAATCCTTGACAGTGTGATCACACTGTAGGGGCTAATTTTACGATAACAGcaggctgcttgtacattatcccgcttatcacacggctacttgccacatgagaaaaaatagacatgaaatgtgaatttagaATATtgtattagctcatttttactgaatgcagacTTTCTGTGAGTAAAAGCTGTAAAAAAAgatgttcaaatgtcacgaacaggcaatttggttgaatcatttgtaaatataatgtcatgttattaaaagactatttcatgagtcaaaaaaacatgtcaaaacgTTTTGCCGCATCCGTGTTATAAGTCTTGAGAGGTtgccgtgtgttattagttttgagagttGTTATCTGgtaataacgaacctgcaaatgtcgcgactggccaatcagaatcaatcaTTTCAATGAGGCATGtaataatatgaaataacaTTAGGAAAGATGattaaattctgtaaaaatattgcTCAAGTTTGTTCATGTTAGCAAACTGATATTAATGAAAAACATCTTATTCTACAgtattattatctttttttcccttaaaaataaagtaaccattattaaaacattaaaataacattttacctGCAACTAAAGCTGTTTTAGCTGTTCTGtgatacaaaaaaagaaacggaAGAAAAGtagaaattatttcatttaaaaaagaaacccaAACCAAAGATGAAATCAACCCAAATCTCTAAAGGGtaacaccaacacacacacttacataaGCACAAAATGGCTTTGTCATGTACAGCGTTGTGTTGAATTCGCAAAAAAAACGTCTGCGAGCGCCGAACAGATGTTTAAATCATGAGACGTGTGGTATAGTGCGtgtttgttctgcttaacaacACATCTCCATCCCATTTCCTTATCCTCCAGCATCCGTCTGAGCGTAGACACGGCTTTACAGCGCACGCTGCTGACTCCATCCACTGTCAGCACATTAGCTGCTACCCTGGAGTAAAGAGCACTTAAACCCTGCGTGCACTCATACATTTGGAGCACAGTGTTCCTGCCTGCCTCTGAGGCTCAGGATGCACAACCTGAAGAGCATCACACAGATCCTATTAAGACGCTCTGTATGAATCATTAGGAGGTGGCTACACCATTGATCCGTGGGGGTTCAGGACCAAATCCAAATGAAAGCTCTACAGCATCAACCGTCTCGAACCCCTGACTGTGACATGAGAAGTGATATAAGAAGACCAGCGAAATGATGCAGGCAGAAGGgagtttgatgtcatttcttGTGATGAGGcttaaataaataagctttctgcCAACGGTCCAGGTGTGAAACGAGAAATACTCCAGCGTCGTGCCTGtcttgatttttcttttatcgtTTCTCTCCTGCAAAGCCCCtcacaaatcatttattcaccctcgtgggGTTTTTAACACATTGGGAGAAGTCTCTCTGAAGtcttgtgttcatacaatggaagtatcttcttttgtgttcagcagaaggaagaaagtcatataggtttgtgTGACACAAGTttgagtaaataaaataatcactgTCACTTTAACTTATTTGAGTATTCATCTTTCTGTTTATCAATTAAACTGTGTTAATTTAAACTCATCATATTTACTGTTGTGCTAAAGGTCTGTTCAAATCCAAATCCAGAGACATACAGATCCTGAGGAAATAACTACCTAGCAACAAGCTAGAATACCTTAGCAACCACTCAATGCTCAAGGACTCGTAAGAGGACCTATCCCAAATCTTGGGCGCAGTACATACAGTACCGGAGACTTTGGGGTGGGCCTGTTACTTATAACCTAGCAACCACCAGAACAACCTCGCAACCACTGCAAAGAAATGCTCTGAAATGCAATATGAATTCCCTAAACTTTACCGCATTTACAGTAACAGTGCTTATTTGCAAAAAATTCAAATATCAAGTTTTTAattgtgttatgttttgaaTGTGTCGTGtgattattacttaatcaaaacaacccaattgcAGTTTAAgtgatattatttaaaatgcacaataaaaaacatgatttttgagtcagctgtttttgcaaatgaactctacattttaaatccatttaaattcaGCAGACGCGTTTATCCGAAGTGAGTGAGAAAAAAATGAGGATACAGTACAGCGATTCATCTTAGACAAAATCTATTTAGTTCCACCAGAACCAGGTGTGAAACACATCGCGAATAAATCTTGCTTCTTATTTCCCCCCCTTTTCATTTCCCTCGCGTTTGTCTTTCCCTAAAAATCACAAGAAAAGCAAAACTGAAAGACGATCTTCACCAAAAGTGGCGAGGTTGAGAGTCTTCTGTGAGTTTTAAAGCTATCTGTATCCTCATCTcggtttaaaacataaaattgtagGTTACTATGTGCATTTATCCGTACGTGTGTTGAAATCAAATGACGGCAAACTGGCATTTGAAATCGTTCCCAAAAGCTCAagttataaatcattattataagcatATCGTTGTGAAACTAGGTAAGGTTTTTATGCACTTGCTCAATAACTGTTTATTTTGAACCCCAACAAATAACAAATTGTTggcacattcacacacactccTCTGTCCACCTGATTGACGGGTCTGATCCATACTGAACGTTTTCCAGGCACACAGAGGACAATCCAGGGTTAAACTCTACCTGCAGCATAAACCAACTCTATTTCTCTCAAAAGCACACACGCACTTACACTCCGCTAGCTTGAATCCCATCACCCAGAACGCCTCAGGCTGAGAACAAAGGGACCACAGACAGAAAACCACTACCATTCAACGAGGAATACTTAACTTATGCAGACAGCTGCAGTAAACAAGTTTACCACGGTATGATTCACCACAGTCTCACCCAAAACACTCCCTTTACCATATCGGGCTCTGTAAATTTTGTTTGGCATCTAGAAAGACAAACTCTCCTGGTATTGGCTCATAGTTAAAGAACGATGCGATCCTCACCCGGAGCAGGTTATGGAGTCTCCATCTGAAGGTTCAGGCGCAGGACAGCAGAACTGGTGCAGGACCGTCTGGCTCCTATAAAGATCAGAGGTAAACATCATTATTGCAACGAATAACTTGCATGTTATTTCATGCATCCTCTGGTGATTTGTGAAGGACGTGTGGCCggatgaaaatgtaaaatctggCCTGGGATCAAGAAGGTTAAACGAGTAGAAaaacactttcttctgcagagcacaagaTATTTgcaggaatgttggtaaccaacaaCGAGGATAACCATTGGTTCTGTGACcaaacaatagaaatgaatgggtacCAACGTTGTTCGGATACCAGCATTCTTTAaatatgtcttcttttgtgttcgacagcAAAAAGAACACTATACTGGTTTGAAATTTTAAAAAAAGCTTGAGAAAAcgaggacagaattttctttttttcccttaAAGGGTTTGAACCTTTATGACCTTGAGCGAGATACTTAAAGGTGATCAAcagaaattaaaatgacatgttacACCCCAAAATTGATTTGAATAAGCAAAAAAAGTAACACTCTTTCTCTCGCTTTAAGAAGCACAGCACctctaaaatgaatatttctgcCGTAAACCTCACACATTCGTGAGACCATGTCAGATCAACAAACTGAGCTCAGTGCATAACGGCAATTCTGCCTTGAAACTTGCCATCAAGTATTTCACACTTTCTACCTTTGACAGACGCTTTGACATACGCATTTAAACAGTATGTGTGATCCCTGGAATGAAACCCATGATGCTCTACCAGCTGAGCTGCAGGAGTTTCTAGTGCAACAACAAAATCTGTTCCCACAAAGCCCCTTACaaacgcacagacacacaacacgcTCTGAAACTCTAAGACTAAGCGGTTTTCACCCTTAAGGAAAAGATAATGTTACCATCACACAAATCAGAGAAGGATGTATCATGCTAGTTTTGCTTGTGGggacgcgcacacacacgcacacagggAGTACTCAAATGCAGCGTAAGATGTGAAGTGAACCAAATGAGAAGTCATAAtggaagacacacacacagctctctCTCCCGTTCTCTCTCTTAGTGTGGATTAGATTCCAGCTGGTGGATAAACTCCACATGCACTAAGGGAATGTCACTTAAAGCCCCACACTACACACAaatccgtgtgtgtgtgagcaagTACAcacatgtcttgtgtgtgtcaCTGCCAATAAAGTGttcacagaacacagaaattaATGCTTCATTAATCAGGTGCATAAAAGTCTCTTGATCCGGACGTTTGAAAAAGTGAATGTGTTGACTGTTGAActacaattatttttctttcgtGTTcactacaaaaacacacacacacacaagcacttaTCAGTACAAATCGTTTACAAACCAGCTTCTAGTGAACACTTTAAATGCAAGTGCGTTGCATCATCATACAATGATAATgagcaataaaatatttaggCTACATTGGGCATCGCACTTTCTCTGTTATGTAATCCTCCTGATGGCGCAACGTTATCGGTCCTGACGATTCAATGGTGTTAGATCGCCTCGTGTTTTCTTTCAACCACATGCATCATTATTCAATAACTCACTCGGATGCTCGTGGAAGTCCCACAGCTCGACACATGGTGGCAGGTGTTTGTGGGACCAGGGAGCGACAGCAGGGGTCCTGAGCTTCATCATCTTGATCAATGGGTTCTGGACTTGTACTGCTGGGTCCAGCGGGCACGAGCTGCATGTCCTGCGGGGAATGATGCTCCTGGGTTTGCGATTGAACGGAAGGCGATCTGTCTCTGCTGGCCGGACTCGTTCGGGGCAGGCTGGAGGTCCGGGGGGGCGGAGGCGGATGATACCGGGGAGGGTGCCGGTGATGGCCGCTGGAGTCCCGTAGCTGCCGGTTCTCGAGCACTAAATCTTCCATTCGGCGCTCGAGTATGTCTATCCGATAGCGTTGGGTTTGTATGAGACTTTGTTGGTTCTGCACGATGGCGGTGAGCTCCTTTAGATACAGCACCGCCTGCAGAGGGTTATCCAGCAGACTCGACATCCCGGTGATGCCTTTCTTGAAAACGACAAGAAATGATGCGATTTCAGTGAGATGTTTCAGTGGCAGTGCCACCCAAAATATCCCTCGCGCTGGTTAATATTGAAATGGCTGAACCGGTAGAGAGACCGAAAGAGCGAGAGACCCCCGCCTCCGCCTCCACCTCCGTGCCCAGAGCGCGCATGAAGGGATGCGCGGGATGGTGGTGCTGATGCGAGGATGTCAAAACAGAGGATTGAAGGAGG harbors:
- the iqsec3b gene encoding IQ motif and SEC7 domain-containing protein 3 isoform X2, giving the protein MSSLLDNPLQAVLYLKELTAIVQNQQSLIQTQRYRIDILERRMEDLVLENRQLRDSSGHHRHPPRYHPPPPPRTSSLPRTSPASRDRSPSVQSQTQEHHSPQDMQLVPAGPSSTSPEPIDQDDEAQDPCCRSLVPQTPATMCRAVGLPRASESQTVLHQFCCPAPEPSDGDSITCSGSTPAAREEERAEKKPTESDVAPCSHPPEYERSPDLKQKQIEELEQKYGGPLISRRAACKIQTAFRQYQLSKNFQKIRNSVLESGIPRRMSVRRVRVQRDGFSAERSLMEGCSLMGIPLTHSTSLPVGTTATLTHLEDTFTEQSLARSIDEALSSWSLVRDGESEKSSAIPPSGSHPEGLLMESSTQQEATHSGCVENIPRSASKLMMAFRDVTVQIDNRNFRLSSSMLESVSLGNGVSKETSSEAQRGGQNAGLSETSVTAESEFLAPSTGEDEKEKQQPAVSDVAGRGAGQERKSTSQIASEMAENSSEPVSSSSTSTSACETMILSLPRPHCQDTPCGTLSTDIVRKRLYRIGLNLFNVNPDKGNQFLISRGFIPDTAIGVAHFLLQRKGLSRQMIGEFLGNSKRQFNRDVLDCVVDEMDFSMLELDEALRKFQSHVRVQGEAQKVERLIEAFSQRYCMCNPDVVQQFHNPDTIFILAFAIVLLNTDMYSPNIKPERKMLLEDFIRNLRGVDDGADIPREMLAGIYERIQQRELRSNEDHVTYVTRVEQSILGMKTILSVPHRRLVCCSRLYEVTDVNKPQKQASHQREVFLFNDLIVILKLCPKKKSTATYTFCKAMGLLGMQFHLFENEYYPHGITILSPFSSEKKQVVSFCSQSADELLKFIEDLRESIAEVAEMEQIRIEWELERQQVVRNQTKKNGTQLDIHAGPSSASGDDFYDKTGSSTVEVSIHNRLQTYQLSSPLAPPSAQQQLAVLPSPGSALTISPDTLIQCQQIVKVIVVDAAGRGHVEAFLSHNPAHRLIQSAVSTPTRSREGGTQQPPLPPPPPPYHHPHQFCPPTPPPPRHLLSQRRYSSGTRSLV
- the iqsec3b gene encoding IQ motif and SEC7 domain-containing protein 3 isoform X1; translation: MSSLLDNPLQAVLYLKELTAIVQNQQSLIQTQRYRIDILERRMEDLVLENRQLRDSSGHHRHPPRYHPPPPPRTSSLPRTSPASRDRSPSVQSQTQEHHSPQDMQLVPAGPSSTSPEPIDQDDEAQDPCCRSLVPQTPATMCRAVGLPRASESQTVLHQFCCPAPEPSDGDSITCSGSTPAAREEERAEKKPTESDVAPCSHPPEYERSPDLKQKQIEELEQKYGGPLISRRAACKIQTAFRQYQLSKNFQKIRNSVLESGIPRRMSVRRVRVQRDGFSAERSLMEGCSLMGIPLTHSTSLPVGTTATLTHLEDTFTEQVQSLARSIDEALSSWSLVRDGESEKSSAIPPSGSHPEGLLMESSTQQEATHSGCVENIPRSASKLMMAFRDVTVQIDNRNFRLSSSMLESVSLGNGVSKETSSEAQRGGQNAGLSETSVTAESEFLAPSTGEDEKEKQQPAVSDVAGRGAGQERKSTSQIASEMAENSSEPVSSSSTSTSACETMILSLPRPHCQDTPCGTLSTDIVRKRLYRIGLNLFNVNPDKGNQFLISRGFIPDTAIGVAHFLLQRKGLSRQMIGEFLGNSKRQFNRDVLDCVVDEMDFSMLELDEALRKFQSHVRVQGEAQKVERLIEAFSQRYCMCNPDVVQQFHNPDTIFILAFAIVLLNTDMYSPNIKPERKMLLEDFIRNLRGVDDGADIPREMLAGIYERIQQRELRSNEDHVTYVTRVEQSILGMKTILSVPHRRLVCCSRLYEVTDVNKPQKQASHQREVFLFNDLIVILKLCPKKKSTATYTFCKAMGLLGMQFHLFENEYYPHGITILSPFSSEKKQVVSFCSQSADELLKFIEDLRESIAEVAEMEQIRIEWELERQQVVRNQTKKNGTQLDIHAGPSSASGDDFYDKTGSSTVEVSIHNRLQTYQLSSPLAPPSAQQQLAVLPSPGSALTISPDTLIQCQQIVKVIVVDAAGRGHVEAFLSHNPAHRLIQSAVSTPTRSREGGTQQPPLPPPPPPYHHPHQFCPPTPPPPRHLLSQRRYSSGTRSLV
- the iqsec3b gene encoding IQ motif and SEC7 domain-containing protein 3 isoform X3, yielding MSSLLDNPLQAVLYLKELTAIVQNQQSLIQTQRYRIDILERRMEDLVLENRQLRDSSGHHRHPPRYHPPPPPRTSSLPRTSPASRDRSPSVQSQTQEHHSPQDMQLVPAGPSSTSPEPIDQDDEAQDPCCRSLVPQTPATMCRAVGLPRASESQTVLHQFCCPAPEPSDGDSITCSGSTPAAREEERAEKKPTESDVAPCSHPPEYERSPDLKQKQIEELEQKYGGPLISRRAACKIQTAFRQYQLSKNFQKIRNSVLESGIPRRMSVRRVRVQRDGFSAERSLMEGCSLMGIPLTHSTSLPVGTTATLTHLEDTFTEQVQSLARSIDEALSSWSLVRDGESEKSSAIPPSGSHPEGLLMESSTQQEATHSGCVENIPRSASKLMMAFRDVTVQIDNRNFRLSSSMLESVSLGNGVSKETSSEAQRGGQNAGLSETSVTAESEFLAPSTGEDEKEKQQPAVSDVAGRGAGQERKSTSQIASEMAENSSEPVSSSSTSTSACETMILSLPRPHCQDTPCGTLSTDIVRKRLYRIGLNLFNVNPDKGNQFLISRGFIPDTAIGVAHFLLQRKGLSRQMIGEFLGNSKRQFNRDVLDCVVDEMDFSMLELDEALRKFQSHVRVQGEAQKVERLIEAFSQRYCMCNPDVVQQFHNPDTIFILAFAIVLLNTDMYSPNIKPERKMLLEDFIRNLRGVDDGADIPREMLAGIYERIQQRELRSNEDHVTYVTRVEQSILGMKTILSVPHRRLVCCSRLYEVTDVNKPQKQASHQREVFLFNDLIVILKLCPKKKSTATYTFCKAMGLLGMQFHLFENEYYPHGITILSPFSSEKKQVVSFCSQSADELLKFIEDLRESIAEVAEMEQIRIEWELERQQVVRNQTKKNGTQLDIHAGPSSASGDDFYDKTGSSTVEAPNVPTQLSSGPTQRSATAGRPA
- the iqsec3b gene encoding IQ motif and SEC7 domain-containing protein 3 isoform X4 translates to MSSLLDNPLQAVLYLKELTAIVQNQQSLIQTQRYRIDILERRMEDLVLENRQLRDSSGHHRHPPRYHPPPPPRTSSLPRTSPASRDRSPSVQSQTQEHHSPQDMQLVPAGPSSTSPEPIDQDDEAQDPCCRSLVPQTPATMCRAVGLPRASESQTVLHQFCCPAPEPSDGDSITCSGSTPAAREEERAEKKPTESDVAPCSHPPEYERSPDLKQKQIEELEQKYGGPLISRRAACKIQTAFRQYQLSKNFQKIRNSVLESGIPRRMSVRRVRVQRDGFSAERSLMEGCSLMGIPLTHSTSLPVGTTATLTHLEDTFTEQVQSLARSIDEALSSWSLVRDGESEKSSAIPPSGSHPEGLLMESSTQQEATHSGCVENIPRSASKLMMAFRDVTVQIDNRNFRLSSSMLESVSLGNGVSKETSSEAQRGGQNAGLSETSVTAESEFLAPSTGEDEKEKQQPAVSDVAGRGAGQERKSTSQIASEMAENSSEPVSSSSTSTSACETMILSLPRPHCQDTPCGTLSTDIVRKRLYRIGLNLFNVNPDKGNQFLISRGFIPDTAIGVAHFLLQRKGLSRQMIGEFLGNSKRQFNRDVLDCVVDEMDFSMLELDEALRKFQSHVRVQGEAQKVERLIEAFSQRYCMCNPDVVQQFHNPDTIFILAFAIVLLNTDMYSPNIKPERKMLLEDFIRNLRGVDDGADIPREMLAGIYERIQQRELRSNEDHVTYVTRVEQSILGMKTILSVPHRRLVCCSRLYEVTDVNKPQKQASHQREVFLFNDLIVILKLCPKKKSTATYTFCKAMGLLGMQFHLFENEYYPHGITILSPFSSEKKQVVSFCSQSADELLKFIEDLRESIAEVAEMEQIRIEWELERQQVVRNQTKKNGTQLDIHAGPSSASGDDFYDKTGSSTVER